In Tachypleus tridentatus isolate NWPU-2018 chromosome 7, ASM421037v1, whole genome shotgun sequence, a genomic segment contains:
- the LOC143255619 gene encoding uncharacterized protein LOC143255619 isoform X3, with translation MSTAYWTTMQDGMESGGMGVTSMGRSGYLRMSTTVLRQYEHLSGSSKSEKEKIGELCRGDMVLFWLTSLNK, from the exons ATGTCAACGGCTTACTGGACCACGATGCAAGACGGCATGGAG TCGGGAGGAATGGGAGTTACAAGCATGGGAAGGAGCGGTTATTTGAGGATGTCGACAACAGTTCTCAGGCAATACGAACATCTCAGTGGAAGTTCGAAGAGTGAGAAAGAGAAGATAGGAGAGCTTTGTCGCGGTGATATGGTCCTGTTTTGGC
- the LOC143255619 gene encoding uncharacterized protein LOC143255619 isoform X2, with product MSTAYWTTMQDGMESGGMGVTSMGRSGYLRMSTTVLRQYEHLSGSSKSEKEKIGELCRGDMVLFWRKVLNDIA from the exons ATGTCAACGGCTTACTGGACCACGATGCAAGACGGCATGGAG TCGGGAGGAATGGGAGTTACAAGCATGGGAAGGAGCGGTTATTTGAGGATGTCGACAACAGTTCTCAGGCAATACGAACATCTCAGTGGAAGTTCGAAGAGTGAGAAAGAGAAGATAGGAGAGCTTTGTCGCGGTGATATGGTCCTGTTTTGGCGTAAAGTTTTGAA
- the LOC143255619 gene encoding uncharacterized protein LOC143255619 isoform X1 — translation MSTAYWTTMQDGMESGGMGVTSMGRSGYLRMSTTVLRQYEHLSGSSKSEKEKIGELCRGDMVLFWRKVLKRKAEDFQNVVLYTCVSTTGSYRPLYKVSSV, via the exons ATGTCAACGGCTTACTGGACCACGATGCAAGACGGCATGGAG TCGGGAGGAATGGGAGTTACAAGCATGGGAAGGAGCGGTTATTTGAGGATGTCGACAACAGTTCTCAGGCAATACGAACATCTCAGTGGAAGTTCGAAGAGTGAGAAAGAGAAGATAGGAGAGCTTTGTCGCGGTGATATGGTCCTGTTTTGGCGTAAAGTTTTGAA acgaaaggcggaagactttcaaaacgttgtcctctacacttgtgtctccacaacaggcagttaccgTCCATTATATAAGGTTTCATCAGTATAA